In one Mustela lutreola isolate mMusLut2 chromosome 8, mMusLut2.pri, whole genome shotgun sequence genomic region, the following are encoded:
- the NANOG gene encoding homeobox protein NANOG, with product MSADPAPPQCRSGPRPPGSRDSSPMPEVCRPEENYAFLQMSSAETPHAETVSPLPSSVDLLVQDSPDSSTSPKVKLPPTSAEERTGRREDTAQGKKQKIRTVFSQTQLYVLNDRFQRQKYLSLQQMQELSNILNLSYKQVKTWFQNQRMKCKRWQKNHWPKESKSVTQNSTAATEYPAFYSYHQGHLMNTSANLPIWSSQTWNNPNWSNQTWNSQSWSNHSWNGQSWSNHSWTSQTWCPQAWNSQLHSCGEESLQPQIQFQQNSVSDLDSLLETSGESYSVIQQSAKYFSTQQIMDLFPNYSVNIQPEDV from the exons ATGAGTGCGGACCCAGCTCCGCCCCAGTGCCGGTCTGGCCCCAGACCGCCCGGGTCTAGGGACTCTTCTCCAATGCCTGAGGTTTGCAGGCCTGAAGAAAATTACGCGTTCCTACAAATGTCATCTGCTGAGACGCCCCACGCGGAGACCG tgtctcctcttccttcctccgtGGATCTGCTTGTTCAGGACAGCCCCGATTCCTCCACCAGTCCCAAGGTGAAACTACCGCCCACTTCTGCAGAGGAGAGAACTGGTAGGAGGGAAGACACGGCCCAGGGCAAGAAACAGAAGATCAGGACGGTGTTCTCTCAGACCCAACTCTATGTCCTCAATGATCGATTTCAGAGGCAGAAATACCTCAGCCTCCAGCAGATGCAGGAACTTTCCAACATTCTGAACCTTAGCTATAAGCAG gtgaAGACCTGGTTCCAGAACCAGAGAATGAAATGTAAGAGGTGGCAGAAAAACCATTGGCCAAAGGAGAGCAAGAGTGTGACTCAG AATAGCACAGCAGCCACGGAATACCCAGCCTTCTACTCCTACCACCAGGGACACCTGATGAACACTTCTGCAAACCTTCCAATATGGAGCAGCCAGACCTGGAATAACCCGAATTGGAGCAACCAGACCTGGAACAGCCAATCTTGGAGCAACCACTCCTGGAACGGCCAGTCTTGGAGCAACCACTCCTGGACCAGTCAGACCTGGTGCCCCCAAGCTTGGAACAGCCAGCTCCACAGCTGTGGAGAGGAATCCCTGCAGCCCCAGATCCAGTTCCAGCAAAATTCCGTCAGCGATTTGGACTCCCTCCTAGAAACTTCTGGGGAAAGCTATAGTGTAATACAGCAGTCTGCTAAATATTTCAGTACCCAGCAAATCATGGATTTGTTCCCAAATTACTCTGTGAACATCCAGCCTGAAGATGTGTGA